In a genomic window of Roseiflexus castenholzii DSM 13941:
- a CDS encoding light-harvesting protein has translation MKDRPFEFRTSVVVSTLLGLVMALLIHFVVLSSGAFNWLRAP, from the coding sequence ATGAAAGATCGACCATTTGAGTTTCGGACATCAGTGGTGGTCTCCACCCTGCTGGGTCTGGTGATGGCGCTGCTCATCCACTTCGTGGTGCTCAGTTCGGGTGCGTTCAACTGGCTGCGAGCCCCTTAA
- the pufB gene encoding light-harvesting antenna LH1, beta subunit, with protein MTDKPQNDLVPDQWKPLFNNAEWLVHDIVVKTIYGGLIIAVIAHVLCWAWTPWIR; from the coding sequence ATGACCGACAAGCCACAGAACGATCTGGTGCCCGATCAGTGGAAGCCGCTGTTCAACAACGCAGAGTGGCTGGTGCACGACATCGTCGTCAAGACGATCTATGGTGGTCTGATTATCGCGGTGATTGCTCACGTGCTGTGCTGGGCCTGGACGCCCTGGATCAGGTGA
- a CDS encoding alpha-E domain-containing protein has product MTKTPMLSRVADSLFWMARYLERAEHTARLLDVHLHSALDLTPAAAERRWRRLLAALHGPLAAQSVSPYAITQAYTFDTTTSDSIMACVTAARENARQVRERISSEMWEQVNRLYLYLRTTSMDEMWSGEPHLFFRAVKEGVHLFQGITDATLSHDEGWWFIQIGRYLERAMATAALLDVHFGALDASDAASLDYFEWVSLLKSCTAFEAYCKVYTASVHPEDVAEFLLLNAEFPRSIRFAADMIQEAAQVIGRSSVPRATARVERLAGRLRAALDYGQVDEIMMDMHTYLMTIRRMCAQVHDALYQACISYSADEALR; this is encoded by the coding sequence ATGACTAAAACGCCGATGCTCAGTCGCGTCGCCGACAGTCTTTTCTGGATGGCGCGGTATCTGGAGCGCGCCGAGCATACGGCGCGCCTGCTCGATGTGCATCTGCACAGTGCGCTCGATCTGACGCCTGCCGCCGCTGAACGACGCTGGCGCCGCCTCCTTGCGGCGTTGCACGGTCCACTGGCTGCCCAAAGCGTGTCACCCTACGCTATCACGCAGGCGTACACCTTCGATACTACAACGAGCGACTCGATCATGGCGTGTGTGACCGCAGCGCGCGAAAATGCACGCCAGGTGCGTGAGCGCATCAGTTCTGAGATGTGGGAGCAGGTCAACCGACTCTACCTGTACCTGCGCACAACCTCCATGGATGAGATGTGGTCGGGCGAGCCACACCTCTTCTTCCGCGCCGTCAAGGAGGGGGTGCATCTGTTTCAGGGCATTACCGACGCAACTCTGAGCCACGATGAGGGATGGTGGTTCATTCAGATTGGGCGTTACCTGGAGCGCGCAATGGCGACGGCTGCGCTGCTCGATGTCCATTTTGGCGCGCTCGATGCGTCGGATGCTGCGTCGCTCGATTACTTCGAGTGGGTGAGTCTTCTGAAGAGTTGCACCGCGTTTGAGGCGTATTGTAAAGTGTACACCGCCAGCGTGCACCCGGAGGATGTCGCGGAGTTTCTGCTGCTGAACGCCGAATTTCCTCGTTCCATTCGTTTCGCCGCCGATATGATCCAGGAAGCGGCGCAGGTGATCGGTCGATCCAGCGTCCCGCGCGCGACGGCGCGGGTCGAGCGTCTGGCAGGGCGCCTGCGCGCAGCGCTCGATTATGGGCAGGTGGACGAGATCATGATGGATATGCACACGTATCTGATGACTATTCGCCGCATGTGCGCGCAGGTGCACGACGCGCTCTACCAGGCGTGCATCAGTTACTCGGCTGATGAGGCGCTGAGGTGA
- a CDS encoding circularly permuted type 2 ATP-grasp protein — MFISYTIESAYDEMFTADGQPRPHYLPLYERLISLSAEELHRRQQAADAAFLNQGITFAVYGHEDGAEKIFPYDLIPRIITAAEWAVIERGLTQRITALNMFLRDVYHEGRILADNVVPRELVYSCRHYRREMRGVDVPRDVYVAVVGTDLVRDADGRFVVLEDNLRVPSGVSYMLVNRQVMKRTFPTLFERYNVRPTDHYGQALLETLRALDPLQRPDPTIVLLTPGVYNSAYFEHTFLARQMGVQLVEGRDLLVHDNYVYMRTTAGLQRVDVIYRRIDDDFIDPLAFRPDSALGVAGLFNAYRAGNVGLANAIGTGVADDKAIYAFVPRMIRYYLAEEPILPNVETYLAYDETDRRYILENLDNLVVKAVGESGGYGMLIGPHSTGEQREEFRRRILADPRNYIAQPTVMISRAACFVDGRVEPRHIDLRPYILYGEKIVIVPGGLTRVALRRGSLVVNSSQGGGSKDTWVLND; from the coding sequence ATGTTTATCTCCTACACCATCGAGAGCGCCTACGACGAGATGTTCACCGCCGACGGGCAGCCGCGCCCACACTATCTGCCCCTCTATGAGCGGTTGATCAGCCTGTCGGCGGAAGAGTTGCACCGGCGACAGCAGGCTGCCGATGCAGCGTTTCTGAATCAGGGCATCACGTTTGCGGTCTATGGTCATGAGGATGGCGCCGAAAAAATCTTCCCCTACGATCTGATCCCACGGATCATCACAGCAGCGGAATGGGCAGTCATTGAGCGAGGTCTGACACAGCGCATTACGGCGCTCAACATGTTCCTGCGCGATGTCTATCACGAAGGGCGCATCCTTGCCGATAACGTCGTGCCGCGCGAACTTGTGTACAGTTGTCGGCACTATCGTCGTGAGATGCGCGGCGTCGACGTGCCGCGTGATGTGTATGTCGCCGTTGTTGGAACCGATCTCGTGCGCGACGCTGATGGGCGATTTGTGGTGCTGGAAGACAACCTGCGCGTGCCGAGCGGTGTGTCATATATGCTGGTAAATCGCCAGGTGATGAAACGCACCTTCCCGACGCTGTTCGAGCGCTACAATGTTCGCCCGACTGACCACTACGGTCAGGCGTTGCTGGAAACGCTGCGCGCGCTTGATCCATTGCAGCGTCCAGACCCGACGATTGTGCTGTTAACTCCCGGCGTCTACAATTCAGCATACTTCGAACACACCTTTCTGGCGCGGCAGATGGGGGTGCAACTGGTCGAAGGGCGCGATTTGCTCGTCCACGACAACTATGTCTATATGCGCACAACTGCCGGTTTACAACGCGTCGATGTGATCTATCGTCGAATCGATGACGATTTTATCGATCCGCTGGCGTTTCGTCCGGATTCGGCATTAGGGGTGGCGGGTCTGTTCAATGCCTATCGGGCGGGAAATGTCGGGTTGGCAAACGCTATTGGCACCGGCGTCGCCGATGATAAGGCGATCTACGCCTTTGTGCCGCGCATGATTCGTTATTATCTGGCGGAAGAGCCGATCCTGCCGAATGTCGAGACCTATCTGGCATACGATGAAACCGATCGACGCTACATTCTGGAGAATCTGGACAACCTGGTCGTCAAGGCGGTCGGTGAGTCCGGCGGGTATGGCATGCTGATCGGTCCGCACAGCACCGGCGAGCAGCGTGAGGAGTTCCGTCGTCGCATTCTTGCCGATCCGCGCAATTACATTGCACAACCAACGGTGATGATCTCTCGTGCAGCCTGTTTTGTCGATGGAAGGGTCGAACCGCGTCATATCGATCTGCGCCCCTACATTCTGTATGGCGAAAAAATCGTCATCGTGCCGGGAGGTCTGACGCGCGTGGCGCTCCGGCGTGGATCGCTGGTGGTCAATTCGTCGCAGGGCGGCGGAAGCAAGGATACCTGGGTGCTCAATGACTAA
- a CDS encoding MerR family transcriptional regulator, whose translation MLEQVHRLLALSDVPRYNIKAVVQQTQVNVSTLRAWEQRYGVPRPTRSDHGHRLYSQRDIEIIKWLKQCTEEGLAISQAVALLRDISDTGDIAPRAPQPPPPTLADAGWPDLRTQLTEALLSANLRQAHLLVNTAVALFPIETLVLDLFQPMLIEIGDRWAQGDVCVAEERVVTNFVRQRLLGLLQIHAPFATGPRLIAGCAPEEQHEIGLIMFSLLMEQRGWELIYLGQTVSAEGLDGFLVRMAPALICMSVSMAEHVPGLLEIARIVENRRRHRLLFAYSGQVFDRHPELRGRIPGIFLGNDLREAVIRADDLGEEIDPERWARQAHFFRH comes from the coding sequence ATGTTGGAGCAGGTCCATCGCCTGCTGGCGCTGTCCGACGTTCCACGGTACAACATTAAGGCGGTCGTCCAGCAGACTCAGGTCAATGTTTCGACGCTACGCGCATGGGAGCAGCGCTATGGCGTTCCACGCCCGACTCGCTCCGATCACGGTCATCGGCTCTACTCGCAGCGCGACATCGAAATCATCAAGTGGCTCAAGCAGTGTACGGAGGAAGGACTAGCGATCAGCCAGGCAGTCGCACTGCTACGCGACATCAGTGATACCGGCGATATCGCCCCGCGCGCCCCGCAGCCTCCCCCGCCAACGCTCGCCGACGCTGGCTGGCCCGACCTGCGCACCCAACTGACCGAGGCGTTACTCAGCGCCAACCTGCGGCAGGCGCACTTGCTGGTCAATACGGCGGTTGCGCTCTTCCCCATCGAGACGCTGGTGCTCGATCTCTTTCAGCCGATGCTGATCGAGATCGGCGACCGCTGGGCGCAGGGCGACGTCTGTGTCGCAGAAGAGCGCGTGGTCACGAACTTCGTGCGCCAACGACTCCTTGGCTTGTTGCAAATCCACGCGCCGTTCGCCACCGGTCCGCGCCTGATCGCCGGATGCGCGCCGGAAGAACAGCACGAGATCGGGTTGATTATGTTCTCGCTCCTGATGGAGCAGCGCGGTTGGGAACTCATCTATCTGGGACAAACGGTATCGGCGGAAGGGCTGGATGGCTTTCTGGTGCGAATGGCGCCGGCGCTCATCTGTATGTCGGTCTCGATGGCGGAACATGTGCCCGGACTGCTGGAAATTGCGCGGATCGTCGAAAATCGCCGCCGTCATCGGTTGCTGTTCGCCTACAGCGGTCAGGTGTTCGACCGCCATCCTGAACTTCGCGGGCGCATTCCCGGCATCTTTCTGGGCAACGATTTGCGCGAGGCGGTGATCCGGGCGGACGATCTCGGCGAGGAGATCGACCCGGAACGATGGGCGCGACAGGCGCACTTTTTTCGCCATTGA
- a CDS encoding photosynthetic reaction center subunit M, with protein MSAVPRALPLPSGETLPAEAISSTGSQAASAEVIPFSIIEEFYKRPGKTLAARFFGVDPFDFWIGRFYVGLFGAISIIGIILGVAFYLYEGVVNEGTLNILAMRIEPPPVSQGLNVDPAQPGFFWFLTMVAATIAFVGWLLRQIDISLKLDMGMEVPIAFGAVVSSWITLQWLRPIAMGAWGHGFPLGITHHLDWVSNIGYQYYNFFYNPFHAIGITLLFASTLFLHMHGSAVLSEAKRNISDQNIHVFWRNILGYSIGEIGIHRVAFWTGAASVLFSNLCIFLSGTFVKDWNAFWGFWDKMPIWNGVGQGALVAGLSLLGVGLVLGRGRETPGPIDLHDEEYRDGLEGTIAKPPGHVGWMQRLLGEGQVGPIYVGLWGVISFITFFASAFIILVDYGRQVGWNPIIYLREFWNLAVYPPPTEYGLSWNVPWDKGGAWLAATFFLHISVLTWWARLYTRAKATGVGTQLAWGFASALSLYFVIYLFHPLALGNWSAAPGHGFRAILDWTNYVSIHWGNFYYNPFHMLSIFFLLGSTLLLAMHGATIVATSKWKSEMEFTEMMAEGPGTQRAQLFWRWVMGWNANSYNIHIWAWWFAAFTAITGAIGLFLSGTLVPDWYAWGETAKIVAPWPNPDWAQYVFR; from the coding sequence ATGTCCGCTGTGCCACGCGCGCTGCCGCTGCCGAGTGGAGAGACTCTCCCCGCTGAGGCGATTTCCTCCACAGGCTCGCAGGCAGCATCCGCAGAGGTTATCCCATTCTCGATTATCGAGGAGTTCTATAAGCGGCCCGGAAAAACCCTCGCGGCGCGCTTCTTCGGCGTCGATCCGTTCGATTTCTGGATTGGCCGCTTCTATGTTGGGTTGTTCGGCGCCATCTCGATCATCGGCATCATTCTTGGGGTGGCGTTCTACCTGTACGAGGGGGTGGTCAACGAGGGAACGCTCAACATTCTGGCGATGCGCATCGAGCCGCCGCCAGTGTCGCAGGGCTTGAACGTCGATCCTGCGCAGCCCGGCTTCTTCTGGTTCCTGACGATGGTTGCAGCGACCATCGCCTTTGTCGGTTGGTTGCTGCGGCAGATCGATATCAGCCTGAAGCTTGATATGGGCATGGAGGTGCCGATTGCCTTCGGCGCGGTTGTGTCCTCCTGGATCACGCTTCAGTGGTTGCGCCCGATTGCGATGGGCGCCTGGGGGCATGGCTTCCCGCTCGGCATTACCCACCACCTCGATTGGGTGTCGAATATCGGCTATCAGTATTACAATTTCTTTTATAATCCGTTCCACGCCATCGGCATTACGCTGCTCTTCGCCTCAACGCTGTTCCTCCATATGCACGGGTCGGCGGTGCTGAGCGAGGCGAAACGCAACATCTCCGATCAGAACATCCACGTCTTCTGGCGTAACATCCTTGGCTACAGCATCGGCGAGATCGGCATCCACCGCGTTGCGTTCTGGACGGGCGCAGCATCGGTGCTCTTCTCGAACCTGTGCATCTTCCTGTCCGGCACGTTCGTGAAGGATTGGAACGCTTTCTGGGGCTTTTGGGACAAGATGCCGATCTGGAATGGCGTCGGTCAGGGAGCGCTGGTGGCCGGTCTGTCGCTGTTGGGCGTCGGGCTGGTGCTGGGGCGCGGTCGTGAGACGCCGGGTCCGATCGATCTGCACGACGAGGAGTATCGCGACGGTCTTGAAGGGACGATTGCCAAGCCGCCGGGTCATGTCGGCTGGATGCAGCGTCTGCTGGGTGAAGGACAGGTGGGTCCGATCTATGTCGGGTTGTGGGGCGTCATTTCGTTCATCACCTTCTTCGCCAGTGCGTTCATCATTCTGGTAGATTATGGCCGTCAGGTGGGGTGGAACCCGATCATCTATCTGCGCGAGTTTTGGAACCTGGCCGTCTATCCACCGCCGACCGAGTATGGTCTGAGCTGGAATGTGCCATGGGACAAGGGCGGCGCATGGCTGGCGGCGACGTTCTTCCTGCACATTTCGGTGCTGACGTGGTGGGCGCGCCTCTATACCCGCGCGAAAGCGACCGGCGTCGGCACGCAGCTGGCGTGGGGGTTCGCTTCGGCGCTGTCGCTCTACTTCGTGATCTATCTGTTCCATCCGCTGGCGCTCGGTAACTGGAGCGCCGCGCCGGGCCACGGCTTCCGCGCGATCCTGGACTGGACGAACTATGTGAGCATCCACTGGGGCAACTTCTACTACAACCCCTTCCATATGCTCTCGATCTTCTTCCTGCTCGGATCGACGCTGTTGCTGGCGATGCATGGGGCGACGATCGTCGCAACCTCGAAGTGGAAGTCGGAGATGGAGTTCACCGAGATGATGGCGGAAGGTCCCGGAACGCAGCGCGCGCAACTCTTCTGGCGCTGGGTGATGGGCTGGAACGCCAACTCGTACAACATTCACATCTGGGCATGGTGGTTCGCGGCGTTCACCGCGATTACCGGCGCGATTGGCCTGTTCTTGAGCGGTACGCTCGTGCCCGACTGGTATGCCTGGGGTGAAACGGCCAAGATTGTGGCGCCCTGGCCGAACCCCGATTGGGCGCAGTATGTCTTCCGGTAA
- a CDS encoding transglutaminase family protein — translation MLYHIRHLTRFRYSAPVSESVVEVRMQPRSDGHQRLHSFQMTTIPRTTIFSYRDILGNMVHHFDVPGRHKLLTVTSEALVEVSEPSPITALDGESWRALDALAASGEYWDLLQPGRFTHPSDLLRAFAAEIALQRGSDPLTTLCRLNTRIYDAFEYAPGSTHVHSPIDDALRMRRGVCQDFAHIMITLTRALGIPCRYVSGYLFHRAEDHDRSEADATHAWVEALLPGMGWVGFDPTNNLIAGARHIRVAIGRDYADVPPSRGVYKGQATSELDVAVRVALVATPSAAADEPPPEWQAMERAFMEEAHMQQ, via the coding sequence ATGCTCTACCACATTCGACATCTGACCCGTTTCCGCTATAGCGCGCCGGTGAGCGAGAGCGTCGTGGAAGTGCGCATGCAACCGCGCAGTGATGGGCATCAGCGCCTTCACAGCTTTCAGATGACCACCATCCCGCGGACGACCATCTTCAGTTACCGCGACATTCTGGGGAATATGGTACATCACTTCGATGTTCCCGGACGCCATAAATTGCTTACGGTGACATCCGAGGCGCTGGTAGAGGTCAGCGAGCCGTCGCCGATCACTGCGCTCGATGGCGAATCCTGGCGCGCGCTCGATGCGCTTGCCGCCAGCGGCGAGTATTGGGACCTGCTCCAACCCGGTCGTTTTACGCACCCCAGCGATCTATTGCGCGCCTTCGCCGCAGAGATAGCGTTACAGCGCGGCAGCGATCCGCTGACGACCCTTTGCCGGCTCAACACGCGCATCTACGATGCCTTTGAATATGCTCCGGGCAGCACCCATGTGCATTCGCCGATTGACGACGCTCTGCGCATGCGTCGTGGCGTCTGCCAGGACTTCGCCCACATTATGATCACGCTGACGCGTGCGCTCGGCATCCCCTGTCGCTATGTCAGCGGCTACCTCTTCCATCGCGCCGAAGACCATGATCGCTCAGAAGCGGACGCGACCCACGCCTGGGTGGAGGCCCTCCTGCCGGGTATGGGGTGGGTCGGATTTGATCCGACGAACAACCTGATTGCCGGCGCGCGCCACATTCGTGTGGCCATTGGGCGCGACTATGCTGACGTTCCGCCATCGCGCGGCGTCTACAAGGGTCAGGCGACAAGTGAACTCGATGTTGCCGTGCGCGTTGCACTGGTTGCGACGCCGTCCGCAGCGGCTGATGAGCCGCCACCCGAATGGCAGGCGATGGAGCGCGCGTTTATGGAAGAGGCGCACATGCAGCAGTGA